Proteins from a single region of Starkeya sp. ORNL1:
- a CDS encoding TetR/AcrR family transcriptional regulator, translating into MTNSPTRADDILRCTRSLIIRGGYDSFSYADISSVVGIRKASIHHHFPSKSDLVRTLVAKYREEGEAGIAELERHVPDPLEQLRAYVGYWEKCITDATHPFCVCALLAAEIPVLPEAVVLEVRAHFRRLSDWLTSVLERGAAQGRLALTGTARAEAETLMATVHGAMLSARAYGDATTFGAITRPLLERITA; encoded by the coding sequence ATGACAAACTCACCGACCAGGGCTGATGACATTCTGCGCTGCACGCGCTCCCTCATCATCAGGGGCGGCTATGACAGTTTCAGCTACGCCGATATTTCCAGTGTGGTCGGCATCCGCAAGGCGAGCATTCACCACCATTTCCCCAGCAAATCGGATCTGGTCCGTACCCTGGTCGCAAAATACCGCGAAGAGGGTGAAGCCGGGATCGCCGAACTGGAACGGCATGTCCCTGATCCGCTTGAGCAACTTCGCGCTTATGTCGGCTATTGGGAGAAGTGCATCACGGACGCGACCCACCCGTTCTGCGTCTGCGCCTTGCTCGCTGCCGAGATCCCGGTGCTTCCCGAAGCCGTCGTTCTTGAAGTGCGGGCGCATTTTCGACGACTTTCGGACTGGCTCACCTCGGTCCTGGAGCGAGGCGCCGCGCAAGGCCGCCTCGCGCTGACCGGGACCGCCAGGGCCGAAGCTGAAACATTGATGGCCACCGTCCATGGCGCGATGCTTTCGGCGCGCGCCTACGGCGACGCCACGACTTTTGGCGCAATAACCCGCCCCTTGCTGGAGCGCATCACCGCTTGA
- a CDS encoding RsmB/NOP family class I SAM-dependent RNA methyltransferase, protein MVNAVAFAYGAAPFQPDCLSSVKHPARLQATLDLLHEVDSVARPADAVVSAWFRARRSIGDTDRGQISELLYALLRHHARLGWWLAKHGREATLRNRLLAWLAIGEGKTRDQVQSLFNGGELAPAVLTDHERNLLVKLQGSPIDHPAMPDEVRGECPSWALAALRRRFDGSFQGEMAALLTAAPLDLRVNPLKSTREDALRALRDIGLPAEPSRMAPFGIRVNERPSLASLPMLRNGEVEIQDEGSQLVAMLVDARPGERVVDFCAGAGGKTLAIAAQMANKGHVVACDVLDRRLKRAAERFRRAGLHNIETRPLAGETDRWVKRHRASFDRVLVDAPCSGTGTWRRNPDARWRPLGPGLDNLLPLQASILASAARLVKPGGRLVYATCSLLAEENEEQVAAFLAASPGFRVVPLREAAPQLTDSAHPDFLSLTPARHDTDGFFAAVMQRDPTPSSDE, encoded by the coding sequence ATGGTCAACGCCGTCGCGTTCGCCTATGGTGCCGCGCCTTTCCAGCCTGATTGTCTGTCCTCCGTGAAGCACCCCGCCCGTCTGCAAGCCACCCTCGACCTGCTGCATGAAGTCGACAGCGTCGCGCGTCCCGCCGATGCTGTCGTCTCCGCATGGTTTCGCGCTCGCCGCTCTATCGGCGACACGGATCGTGGCCAGATTTCCGAATTGCTCTACGCCCTGCTGCGACATCACGCACGGCTGGGCTGGTGGCTGGCGAAGCACGGCCGCGAAGCCACTCTGCGCAACCGGCTGCTGGCCTGGCTCGCCATCGGCGAGGGCAAGACGCGCGATCAGGTCCAGAGCCTGTTCAATGGTGGGGAATTGGCGCCTGCCGTCCTGACGGACCATGAGCGCAACTTGCTGGTGAAATTGCAGGGCAGCCCGATCGACCATCCCGCCATGCCGGACGAGGTGCGTGGCGAATGTCCATCATGGGCGCTCGCCGCCTTGCGGCGCCGGTTCGATGGCTCGTTCCAAGGCGAGATGGCGGCTCTGCTGACGGCCGCTCCGCTCGATCTGCGGGTCAATCCGCTGAAATCCACGCGCGAGGATGCGCTGCGCGCGCTCCGGGATATCGGCCTTCCGGCCGAGCCGTCGCGCATGGCGCCTTTCGGCATTCGCGTGAACGAGCGGCCTTCGCTCGCCAGCCTGCCGATGCTGAGAAACGGCGAGGTCGAGATCCAGGACGAGGGCTCGCAGCTCGTCGCCATGCTGGTCGATGCGCGACCGGGCGAACGCGTGGTCGATTTCTGCGCCGGTGCCGGCGGCAAGACGCTGGCGATCGCCGCGCAGATGGCAAACAAGGGCCACGTCGTCGCCTGCGACGTCCTGGACAGGCGCCTGAAGCGCGCCGCCGAGCGTTTCCGGCGGGCGGGACTGCACAATATCGAGACCCGGCCCCTGGCCGGCGAAACCGATCGCTGGGTAAAGCGTCACCGGGCCTCTTTCGATCGCGTGCTGGTCGATGCGCCGTGCAGCGGCACCGGCACCTGGCGGCGCAATCCCGATGCACGCTGGCGCCCGTTGGGACCGGGGCTTGATAATCTGCTGCCGCTTCAGGCGAGCATACTCGCCAGTGCCGCGCGGCTGGTGAAGCCCGGTGGCCGGCTGGTCTACGCCACGTGTTCCCTGCTGGCCGAGGAAAACGAGGAGCAGGTCGCCGCCTTCCTCGCGGCCAGCCCCGGCTTTCGTGTGGTGCCACTGCGCGAGGCGGCACCACAGCTGACCGATTCAGCCCATCCGGACTTCCTGTCGCTGACGCCCGCGCGCCACGACACCGATGGCTTCTTTGCCGCCGTCATGCAGCGCGACCCCACGCCGTCGTCGGACGAGTAG
- a CDS encoding YgiQ family radical SAM protein has product METQAYAVKPLMSGPSHHRAHSGEAAPFLPMSRAEMTALGWDACDIVLVTGDAYVDHPSFGMAIIGRLLEAQGFRVGIIAQPDWQSAEPFKALGKPKLFFGVTGGNMDSMVNRYTADRRLRHDDAYTPGGEGGRRPDRCTIVYAQRCREAFKDVPVVLGGIEASLRRIAHYDYWSEKVRRSILADAKADLLVYGNAERAVVEVANRLAEGEAPSDLESIRGVALFRRVPEHYTELRADDLDSADEGATRQPGDTVIRLPAYDEVELDREAYARASRVLHREANPGNARPLVQRHGDRDLWLNPPPIPLTSDEMDAVYDLPYARAPHPSYGDAKIPAWDMIKFSVTIMRGCFGGCTFCSITEHEGRIIQNRSEGSILREIERIRDRTPGFTGVISDIGGPTANMYRMACKDPKIEKACRLPSCVFPDICPNLNTSHDELIRLYRKVREVKGVKKVMVASGVRYDLAVTSPEYVKELVTHHVGGYLKVAPEHTERGPLDKMMKPGIGSYDRFREMFEAAAKEAGKKYFLIPYFIAAHPGTTDEDMVNLALWLKKNRYRADQVQTFLPAPMATATAMYHSGVNPLRGVRRGASEKVEAVKGLRQRRLHKAFLRYHDPDNWPLLREALKLMGRADLIGSRPEQLVPAHQPPGTGKAAGTPRPVSRTKAAQRFTTKGVPFPRKK; this is encoded by the coding sequence ATGGAAACCCAAGCCTATGCCGTAAAACCCCTGATGTCGGGGCCCAGCCACCACCGCGCGCATTCCGGTGAGGCGGCGCCCTTCCTGCCGATGAGCCGCGCCGAGATGACGGCGCTCGGCTGGGACGCCTGCGACATCGTGCTGGTGACGGGCGATGCCTATGTCGATCATCCGAGTTTCGGCATGGCGATCATCGGCCGGCTGCTCGAAGCCCAGGGCTTCAGGGTCGGCATCATCGCGCAGCCCGACTGGCAGTCGGCAGAGCCGTTCAAGGCGCTGGGCAAGCCGAAACTGTTCTTCGGCGTCACCGGCGGCAACATGGACTCGATGGTCAACCGCTACACGGCGGATCGCCGGCTGCGCCACGACGACGCCTACACGCCCGGCGGGGAGGGCGGCCGGCGGCCGGATCGCTGCACCATCGTCTACGCCCAGCGCTGCCGCGAGGCTTTCAAGGACGTGCCGGTCGTGCTCGGGGGCATCGAGGCCTCGCTGCGCCGCATCGCGCATTACGACTACTGGTCCGAGAAGGTGCGCCGTTCCATACTGGCCGACGCCAAGGCGGACCTGCTGGTCTATGGCAATGCCGAGCGGGCCGTCGTCGAGGTGGCGAACCGGCTGGCCGAGGGCGAGGCGCCGTCCGATCTCGAATCCATCCGGGGCGTCGCGCTGTTCCGCCGCGTGCCGGAGCACTATACGGAACTGCGCGCCGACGATCTCGATTCCGCCGATGAGGGCGCGACCCGCCAGCCCGGCGACACCGTGATCCGGCTGCCGGCCTATGACGAGGTCGAGCTGGACCGCGAGGCCTATGCCAGAGCCTCGCGCGTGCTGCACCGGGAGGCCAACCCCGGCAATGCGCGCCCGCTCGTCCAGCGCCATGGCGACCGCGACCTTTGGCTGAACCCGCCGCCGATCCCGCTGACATCGGACGAGATGGACGCCGTCTACGATCTGCCCTACGCCCGCGCGCCGCATCCCTCCTATGGCGATGCGAAGATCCCGGCGTGGGACATGATCAAGTTCTCGGTGACGATCATGCGCGGCTGCTTCGGCGGCTGCACCTTCTGCTCGATCACCGAGCACGAGGGCCGCATCATCCAGAACCGCTCGGAGGGCTCGATCCTGCGCGAGATCGAGCGGATCCGCGACCGGACGCCGGGGTTCACCGGCGTGATCTCGGACATTGGCGGGCCGACCGCCAACATGTACCGGATGGCGTGCAAGGATCCGAAGATCGAGAAGGCGTGCCGGCTGCCCTCCTGCGTGTTCCCCGACATCTGCCCGAACCTGAACACCTCGCATGACGAGCTGATCCGGCTCTATCGCAAGGTGCGCGAGGTGAAGGGCGTCAAGAAGGTGATGGTCGCCTCCGGCGTGCGCTACGATCTCGCCGTGACCAGCCCCGAATATGTCAAGGAACTGGTGACGCATCATGTCGGCGGCTATCTGAAGGTCGCACCCGAGCACACCGAGCGCGGCCCGCTCGACAAGATGATGAAGCCGGGAATCGGCTCCTACGACCGTTTCAGGGAGATGTTCGAGGCCGCCGCGAAGGAGGCCGGCAAGAAGTATTTCCTGATCCCGTATTTCATCGCCGCGCATCCGGGCACGACCGACGAGGACATGGTGAACCTCGCGCTTTGGCTCAAGAAGAACCGCTACCGCGCCGATCAGGTGCAGACCTTCCTGCCGGCGCCGATGGCGACTGCCACGGCGATGTACCACAGCGGCGTCAATCCGCTGCGCGGCGTGCGGCGCGGGGCGAGCGAGAAGGTCGAGGCGGTCAAGGGGCTGCGGCAGCGCCGGCTGCACAAGGCGTTCCTGCGCTACCACGATCCCGACAACTGGCCTTTGCTGCGCGAGGCGCTGAAACTGATGGGCCGCGCCGACCTGATCGGCTCGCGCCCGGAGCAGCTCGTGCCGGCCCACCAGCCGCCGGGCACCGGCAAGGCCGCCGGCACGCCGCGGCCCGTGAGCCGCACGAAGGCCGCACAGCGCTTCACCACCAAGGGCGTTCCGTTCCCGCGGAAAAAGTGA
- a CDS encoding carboxymuconolactone decarboxylase family protein: MTMRLDYNQIAPNGAKALGGVYGYVMQSGLPAELVDLVYLRISQINNCAYCLDMHTRDLIKRGVRLEKIALVQAWQEAGSLFSETERAALAWAESVTRVAETGVPDSAYKAARDVFDEKQLVDLTFAIVAMNGYNRLAIGFRNTPQAVVENQAGAVPALSDM; this comes from the coding sequence ATGACCATGAGGCTCGACTACAACCAGATCGCTCCCAATGGCGCCAAGGCGCTCGGCGGCGTCTATGGCTACGTCATGCAGAGCGGACTGCCCGCCGAACTGGTGGACCTCGTCTATCTGCGGATCTCGCAGATCAACAATTGTGCCTATTGTCTCGACATGCACACCCGCGACCTCATCAAGAGGGGGGTGAGGCTCGAGAAGATTGCGCTGGTGCAGGCCTGGCAGGAAGCCGGCAGCCTCTTCAGCGAGACCGAGCGCGCAGCGCTTGCCTGGGCCGAGAGTGTGACGCGTGTCGCCGAGACCGGAGTGCCGGACAGCGCTTACAAGGCGGCGCGCGACGTTTTCGACGAGAAGCAACTCGTCGACCTCACATTCGCAATCGTGGCGATGAACGGTTACAATCGGTTGGCCATCGGCTTCCGGAACACGCCGCAGGCCGTCGTCGAAAACCAGGCCGGTGCTGTGCCGGCCTTGAGCGACATGTGA
- a CDS encoding cupin domain-containing protein, with product MSIRTLIVAASTAFAVTIAGSALAHGGKAETVTPKFEQAIPNIPGKSLVSLEVEYAPGAASVPHMHAKSAFIYAYVISGEIESKVNDGETRIYKAGESWSEPPNSTHSISRNASKTRPAKLLAVFVVDSDDKALTTPVK from the coding sequence ATGAGCATCCGCACCCTGATCGTTGCTGCCAGCACCGCCTTTGCCGTGACGATCGCCGGTTCCGCCCTGGCGCATGGCGGCAAGGCCGAAACGGTCACGCCCAAATTCGAACAGGCGATTCCGAATATTCCCGGCAAGTCGCTCGTCTCTCTGGAAGTCGAGTATGCACCCGGCGCGGCCTCCGTGCCGCACATGCATGCGAAGTCCGCCTTCATCTACGCCTATGTCATCTCCGGCGAGATCGAATCGAAGGTGAATGACGGCGAGACCCGCATCTACAAGGCCGGCGAAAGCTGGTCCGAACCGCCGAACTCAACCCATTCGATCAGCCGCAACGCAAGCAAGACCAGGCCGGCGAAGTTGCTCGCGGTCTTCGTCGTCGATTCCGACGACAAGGCGCTCACCACCCCTGTGAAGTAA
- a CDS encoding PLP-dependent aminotransferase family protein: MNETLQLKVDRTAKLPLAEQIRRGLAAAIEGGVLEAGARLPSWQDLAAQLGVARGTVRTAYEKLAAAQLIEASRAAGTRVAQRPRTLVSSEQPPDAGSFMEIYREMTQGPALFQMGIPATETFPATLFARIRAHAVRAEASVPPLYPDPRGELELRREIAGYLAIARGITCLPSQVIITGGFGAGLGLALSVLGLGGQTAWIENPSFPWTRKGLELARLSLAPIPVDADGIDIDHGLHHHPDARLVLVTPGQQAPLGSTLSLERRLRLLEWAAAHQVWVIEDDYLSELQLSGRAAPALASLDRNGRVIHIGSFSKTISPTIRLGFLVAPVGLASRFADMAACLAPAPGPAVQLATAEFMSEGHYMRHLRRTKRAYAAKRQALLECLRASGAADRLATPGLAVLLRLPRGTPDLAVARELYAFGMSPAPLSGWYMSPDSAESGLLLGVATAPTRNLARSCDRLFAVIRRFS, translated from the coding sequence ATGAACGAGACGCTGCAGCTGAAAGTCGACCGCACCGCAAAGCTACCTCTGGCGGAGCAGATCCGCAGGGGCCTGGCCGCAGCCATCGAGGGCGGAGTGCTGGAGGCCGGCGCCCGGTTGCCGTCATGGCAGGATCTCGCCGCCCAACTCGGTGTCGCGCGCGGTACGGTGCGGACCGCATACGAAAAGCTGGCCGCCGCCCAGTTGATCGAGGCCTCGCGAGCCGCCGGCACGCGCGTCGCCCAGCGTCCCCGGACTCTCGTCAGCAGCGAGCAGCCGCCGGATGCCGGCTCGTTCATGGAGATCTATCGGGAGATGACGCAGGGGCCTGCGCTCTTCCAGATGGGCATACCGGCAACTGAGACCTTTCCGGCGACGCTGTTTGCGCGCATTCGGGCGCACGCGGTTCGTGCCGAGGCAAGCGTTCCACCTCTCTATCCCGATCCGCGCGGCGAGCTTGAACTGAGGCGGGAAATCGCAGGCTATCTCGCGATCGCTCGAGGCATCACCTGCTTGCCGTCGCAGGTCATCATCACGGGGGGCTTCGGCGCGGGGCTCGGGCTGGCGCTCAGCGTTCTGGGCTTGGGCGGGCAAACCGCCTGGATCGAAAACCCCAGCTTCCCCTGGACCAGGAAAGGGCTTGAGCTCGCCCGCCTGTCCCTCGCCCCGATCCCGGTTGATGCCGACGGTATCGATATCGATCACGGCTTGCACCACCATCCTGACGCCAGGCTCGTCCTCGTGACCCCTGGCCAGCAGGCGCCTCTCGGTTCCACCTTGTCGCTTGAACGGCGCCTTCGCCTGCTTGAGTGGGCGGCCGCACACCAGGTTTGGGTGATCGAGGACGACTATCTGAGCGAGTTGCAGCTGTCAGGCAGGGCTGCGCCTGCGCTCGCCTCGCTCGACCGAAACGGACGGGTCATTCACATCGGCTCGTTCAGCAAGACGATCAGCCCGACCATTCGGCTCGGCTTTCTGGTCGCGCCGGTCGGGCTCGCCTCCCGGTTCGCCGACATGGCGGCGTGTCTCGCGCCGGCACCGGGTCCCGCGGTGCAACTCGCGACCGCCGAGTTCATGAGCGAGGGCCACTATATGCGCCACCTCCGCCGTACCAAGCGCGCCTATGCCGCCAAGCGGCAGGCGTTGCTTGAGTGCCTTCGGGCATCCGGTGCCGCCGATCGCCTTGCCACCCCCGGCCTGGCGGTCCTGTTGCGATTGCCAAGGGGAACGCCGGACTTGGCGGTGGCACGCGAACTCTATGCGTTCGGCATGTCGCCGGCACCGCTTTCGGGCTGGTATATGTCGCCGGACAGCGCCGAGTCCGGGCTTCTGCTCGGTGTTGCGACCGCGCCGACGCGCAATCTCGCCCGATCCTGCGATCGGCTCTTCGCGGTCATCCGCAGGTTCAGCTGA